A window of the Streptomyces sp. Ag109_O5-10 genome harbors these coding sequences:
- a CDS encoding IS256 family transposase: protein MTAPDSLPLHALAEDNLAAASPDLLRAMVKTFADALMSAEADALCNAEYGQVSEERVNHRNGYRPREWDTRAGTVELAVPKLRQGSYFPHWLLERRRRAEQALVSVVATAYLLGVSTRRVEKLAESLGVTQLSKSQVSAMAKHLDDQVTAFRNRPLDAGPYTFVWVDALTQKVREGGRIINVHALIAVGVNADGHREILGIDVATAEDGAGWLAFLRSLTARGLSGVQLVVSDAHTGLVNAIGAVLPGASWQRCRTHYARNLLSQVPKSAQPWVATLLRTVFEQPDTDAVQAQMRHVLDALEAKFPKAAAHLDAAQHDLLAFTAFPREIWRQIWSNNPQERLNKEIRRRTDVVGIFPDRTALIRLVGAVLAEQNDEWTEARRYMGLDLLAKARLHPIESETDETVLPTELTA from the coding sequence ATGACCGCACCAGACAGTCTGCCCCTGCACGCTCTCGCCGAGGACAACCTCGCCGCGGCGAGTCCCGATCTGCTGCGCGCGATGGTCAAGACGTTCGCCGACGCGCTCATGTCCGCGGAGGCCGATGCCCTCTGCAATGCCGAATACGGGCAGGTCAGCGAGGAACGCGTCAATCACCGCAACGGTTATCGCCCGCGCGAGTGGGACACCCGCGCAGGGACCGTCGAACTCGCCGTCCCCAAGCTGCGGCAGGGCAGTTACTTCCCGCACTGGCTCCTGGAACGCCGCCGGCGGGCCGAGCAGGCCCTCGTCTCGGTGGTCGCCACCGCCTACCTGCTCGGTGTGTCCACCCGCCGCGTCGAGAAGCTCGCCGAGTCCCTCGGCGTCACCCAGCTGTCGAAGTCCCAGGTCAGCGCGATGGCCAAGCATCTGGACGATCAGGTCACCGCGTTCCGCAACCGGCCGCTCGATGCCGGGCCCTACACGTTCGTCTGGGTGGACGCGCTGACCCAGAAGGTCCGCGAGGGCGGCCGCATCATCAACGTCCACGCTCTGATCGCAGTCGGCGTCAACGCCGACGGACACCGCGAGATCCTCGGCATCGACGTCGCCACGGCCGAGGACGGTGCGGGCTGGCTCGCCTTCCTGCGCTCCCTGACCGCCCGCGGCCTGTCCGGTGTCCAGCTGGTCGTCTCCGACGCGCACACCGGCCTGGTGAACGCGATCGGCGCGGTCCTGCCCGGCGCATCCTGGCAGCGGTGCCGCACGCATTACGCCCGAAATTTGCTGAGCCAGGTCCCGAAGTCCGCTCAGCCGTGGGTGGCCACCCTGCTGCGGACCGTCTTCGAACAACCCGACACCGACGCTGTCCAGGCCCAGATGCGGCACGTTCTGGATGCCCTGGAAGCCAAGTTCCCCAAGGCAGCAGCCCACTTGGACGCCGCTCAGCACGACCTGCTGGCCTTCACCGCCTTCCCACGCGAGATCTGGCGGCAGATCTGGTCGAACAACCCACAGGAACGGCTGAACAAGGAGATCCGACGTCGCACCGACGTCGTCGGCATCTTCCCCGACCGCACCGCGCTGATCCGCCTGGTCGGCGCCGTGCTGGCCGAGCAGAACGACGAATGGACCGAGGCCCGCCGCTACATGGGACTCGACCTGCTGGCCAAGGCCCGGCTCCACCCGATCGAGTCAGAAACCGACGAGACCGTCCTCCCGACCGAACTCACCGCATAG
- a CDS encoding DUF3556 domain-containing protein yields the protein MEGQPIHRQTVAYEIHDAALGLLGQGQVTVGDMVTRQPGPIDGPDCPVCGAVSRHAQRSASGVPRMGLAS from the coding sequence TTGGAAGGGCAGCCCATCCACCGGCAGACTGTGGCGTATGAGATCCACGACGCCGCCCTTGGCCTGCTCGGACAAGGCCAGGTCACGGTGGGCGACATGGTGACCCGGCAGCCCGGGCCCATCGATGGCCCGGACTGTCCCGTGTGCGGTGCCGTGTCTCGTCATGCGCAACGCTCGGCGTCCGGCGTTCCGCGCATGGGGTTGGCGTCATGA
- a CDS encoding DUF5994 family protein, which translates to MDTVRLLADTSGEPVLPGTPVLRMETTKSTGTFDGAWWLRRRDLRSRLSGLLTALTARLGPIARVGLDASDWDETPGHLFVDRHMVRIGWSAVRDNIVIVTRGDQDHFLFQVIPPGTGPGPAYAAMDMAVQDDNGVSAERILAATGITRPTGPTHCRVLPAEPGRHTRVSTAARDPGRTSDDRPGFSRAVCFPDRSGPGPSST; encoded by the coding sequence ATGGACACCGTCAGGCTCCTTGCGGACACCAGCGGCGAGCCGGTGCTTCCCGGCACACCGGTCCTGCGGATGGAGACGACCAAGAGCACGGGGACGTTCGACGGCGCGTGGTGGCTGCGGAGACGCGACCTCAGGAGCCGGCTGTCGGGTCTCCTCACCGCGCTGACGGCCCGCCTGGGCCCCATCGCCCGCGTGGGCCTCGATGCGAGCGACTGGGACGAGACCCCGGGCCATCTGTTCGTCGACAGGCACATGGTCCGCATCGGCTGGTCCGCCGTGAGGGACAACATCGTGATCGTCACCCGTGGAGACCAGGACCACTTCCTGTTCCAGGTGATCCCGCCGGGGACCGGTCCCGGTCCCGCGTACGCCGCGATGGACATGGCCGTACAGGATGACAACGGCGTCTCGGCCGAGCGGATTCTGGCCGCCACCGGCATCACCCGGCCGACCGGACCGACGCACTGCAGGGTTCTCCCGGCTGAGCCGGGCCGACACACCAGAGTCTCAACAGCAGCCCGAGACCCCGGCCGCACCTCAGACGACAGGCCGGGGTTCTCGCGTGCCGTGTGCTTCCCGGACCGCTCGGGTCCGGGACCGTCATCGACGTAA
- a CDS encoding NAD(P)/FAD-dependent oxidoreductase, whose translation MTTAVVVGGGPNGLAAAALLARDGLDVTLLEAADEVGGGTRSHEAILPGLLHDHCSAIHPMAVTSPALRALGLERHGLRWRLPEIDCVHPLDDGTAGVLLRSVTETAAGLGPDGRRYLALVEPLVRRWDALAHDVMGPLLRIPAHPLLLARFGLPAVLPPAILARLFRTRQAQALWAGVAAHAFRPFWDPLVSAIGLGILTSGHAAGWAVAEGGSQSIARSMAAALLAAGGTIETGVPITARRQIPPADVTLLDLDPGQVAGLYGDRLPARVTRAYRRFRRGPGVFKVDLAVEGGVPWRDERARRAGTVHLGGPLAEVARTERDVTQGRMPERPFVLVGQQYLADPSRSVGDVHPVWTYAQVPHGYDGDATEAILRQLERFAPGVHERIVGRHVTRPADFAAANPNFTGGDILTGAKTVSQLLLGARPALDPYATGLPGVFLCSAATPPGPGVHGMCGAGAAASALRHLGGRPTWQAQERSQDSRT comes from the coding sequence ATGACGACCGCGGTCGTCGTCGGTGGCGGGCCCAACGGGCTCGCCGCTGCGGCCCTCCTCGCGCGGGACGGCCTGGACGTCACGCTGCTGGAGGCCGCCGACGAGGTCGGCGGCGGCACGCGCAGCCACGAGGCGATCCTGCCCGGCCTGCTGCACGACCACTGTTCGGCCATCCACCCCATGGCCGTCACCTCGCCCGCGCTCCGGGCCCTCGGCCTCGAACGCCACGGGCTGCGCTGGCGGCTGCCGGAGATCGACTGTGTGCACCCGCTGGACGACGGGACGGCCGGGGTCCTGCTGCGCTCCGTCACGGAGACCGCCGCCGGGCTCGGCCCGGACGGCCGCCGCTACCTGGCTCTGGTGGAGCCCTTGGTGCGGCGCTGGGACGCCCTCGCGCACGACGTGATGGGTCCGCTGCTGCGGATCCCGGCGCACCCGCTGCTGCTCGCCCGGTTCGGCCTCCCGGCCGTGCTGCCTCCCGCGATCCTCGCGCGCCTCTTCCGGACCCGGCAGGCCCAGGCTCTGTGGGCCGGGGTGGCGGCGCACGCGTTCCGGCCGTTCTGGGACCCGCTCGTCTCGGCGATCGGGCTAGGCATCCTCACCTCCGGCCACGCCGCCGGGTGGGCCGTCGCCGAGGGCGGCTCGCAGTCCATCGCCCGCAGCATGGCCGCGGCTCTCCTCGCCGCCGGCGGCACGATCGAGACCGGCGTGCCGATCACCGCCCGGCGGCAGATCCCGCCCGCTGACGTGACGCTGCTCGACCTCGACCCCGGTCAGGTGGCCGGCCTCTACGGCGACAGGCTGCCCGCCCGCGTGACGCGCGCGTACCGGCGTTTCCGCCGTGGCCCTGGCGTCTTCAAGGTGGACCTGGCCGTCGAGGGCGGCGTGCCTTGGAGGGACGAGCGGGCGCGACGGGCCGGGACCGTGCACCTCGGCGGCCCGCTCGCCGAAGTGGCCCGGACGGAACGGGACGTGACGCAGGGCCGGATGCCCGAGCGGCCCTTTGTCCTGGTCGGCCAGCAGTACCTTGCCGACCCCTCCCGATCGGTCGGCGACGTCCACCCCGTCTGGACGTACGCCCAGGTCCCGCACGGCTACGACGGCGATGCCACGGAGGCGATCCTCCGACAGCTCGAACGCTTCGCCCCCGGCGTACACGAACGAATCGTGGGCCGACACGTCACCCGCCCCGCCGACTTCGCAGCGGCCAACCCCAACTTCACCGGCGGCGACATCCTCACCGGAGCGAAGACAGTCTCCCAGCTCCTCCTGGGCGCCCGCCCGGCGCTGGACCCGTACGCCACTGGCCTGCCCGGAGTGTTCCTGTGCTCAGCGGCCACCCCACCCGGCCCTGGGGTGCACGGCATGTGCGGCGCCGGGGCGGCGGCATCAGCACTGCGCCACCTGGGGGGCCGCCCGACCTGGCAGGCTCAGGAGCGCTCCCAGGACTCGCGCACGTAG
- a CDS encoding HTTM domain-containing protein → MPARVAALLTLLLEQPISLYAAAVLRIGYGFLYFAFLLREFPHRDEIWGPGSPWTPALAKQLFDQTGWTSILTLSDSRAYFEVCYAAAIVISALFMLGWRTRAVSVLFAVVVTSFHARAIFMTDGGDNLILLMALYLVVTACGRRWSLDARRARLRESAGKTVLLPLDRASGELGRHLRDARLTVITVLHNCGMLVIAAQVCFLYGSAGLYKVQGASWGNGTALHYVLNLDLFQPWPALSAMADEHDVLIAITCYLTVLLQVAFPFVLFGRLKYPVLTTLLGMHVGIAVFLGLPLFSGAMIVADAVFLPDRFYRYLGQLSRRVVPWADVRGAQTPTAEAALVPPQPEHTG, encoded by the coding sequence ATGCCGGCCCGTGTCGCTGCGCTCCTCACCCTCCTGCTGGAGCAGCCGATCTCCCTGTACGCCGCGGCGGTTCTGCGCATCGGGTACGGGTTCCTCTACTTCGCCTTCCTGCTGCGCGAGTTTCCCCACCGCGACGAGATCTGGGGTCCCGGCTCACCGTGGACGCCGGCACTGGCCAAGCAGCTCTTCGACCAGACCGGCTGGACCAGCATCCTCACCCTGTCCGACAGCCGGGCTTACTTCGAGGTCTGCTACGCGGCAGCCATCGTCATCTCCGCACTGTTCATGCTGGGCTGGCGGACCAGAGCGGTGTCCGTACTCTTCGCGGTCGTCGTGACGTCGTTCCACGCCAGGGCGATCTTCATGACGGACGGAGGGGACAACCTCATCCTCCTCATGGCCCTCTACCTCGTCGTCACCGCATGCGGCCGACGCTGGTCCCTCGACGCGCGCAGGGCCCGGCTCCGAGAATCCGCCGGCAAGACAGTCCTGCTTCCGCTGGACCGGGCATCCGGCGAACTGGGACGCCACCTCCGCGACGCGCGCCTGACAGTGATCACCGTGCTGCACAACTGCGGCATGCTCGTCATCGCCGCCCAGGTCTGCTTCCTCTACGGATCCGCGGGCCTGTACAAGGTGCAGGGCGCCTCCTGGGGCAACGGAACCGCCCTCCATTACGTCCTGAATCTGGACCTGTTCCAGCCCTGGCCCGCGCTCTCCGCCATGGCGGACGAACACGACGTACTGATCGCCATCACCTGCTACCTGACGGTGCTGTTGCAGGTGGCCTTCCCGTTCGTCCTGTTCGGCAGGCTCAAGTACCCCGTCCTGACCACGCTGTTGGGCATGCACGTGGGTATCGCGGTGTTCCTGGGCCTGCCGCTCTTCTCCGGCGCGATGATCGTCGCGGACGCCGTGTTCCTTCCGGACCGCTTCTACCGGTACTTGGGACAGCTCTCGCGGCGAGTTGTCCCGTGGGCCGACGTCAGGGGGGCACAGACTCCGACCGCAGAGGCTGCACTGGTACCTCCGCAGCCGGAACATACCGGCTGA
- a CDS encoding acyl-CoA desaturase, whose translation MSLHILRSPSAVPPEGAPPSPEYDGRAAFPREGPAAERTGSERLSLAITALIVFLPFLALSLAVWLLWGRLIHPVDVLLAAVLYTVTGLGVTVGFHRGLTHGSYRAVRPLRTALAVAGSMSFQGDVIGWVAIHRRHHAFTDRPGDPHSPYRYGTSVCGQLRGLADAHVGWLFRNDPTSAARYAPDLLADRDIRVVSRAFPALCVLTLALPFAAGWLIGGSWVSALTALLWAGLVRIALLHHVTWSVNSLCHVIGERPFRTRRHDRATNLWPLALLSFGESWHNLHHADPTCARHGVDRGQLDPSAAVIRFFERLGWVWDVRWPTPDRIAARRA comes from the coding sequence ATGTCTCTCCATATCCTCCGTTCCCCGTCCGCCGTCCCGCCGGAAGGCGCCCCGCCGTCCCCGGAGTACGACGGGAGGGCGGCCTTCCCGCGCGAGGGACCGGCTGCCGAGCGCACCGGCAGCGAGCGGCTGTCCCTGGCGATCACGGCGTTGATCGTCTTCCTCCCGTTCCTGGCACTCAGCCTGGCCGTATGGCTGCTGTGGGGGCGCCTGATCCATCCCGTCGATGTCCTGCTCGCCGCGGTGCTCTACACCGTCACGGGCCTCGGCGTCACGGTCGGCTTCCACCGTGGCCTGACCCACGGCAGCTATCGGGCCGTCCGGCCGCTGCGCACCGCGCTCGCCGTGGCCGGGTCGATGAGCTTCCAGGGTGACGTGATCGGCTGGGTCGCCATCCATCGCCGCCACCACGCCTTCACCGACCGGCCGGGCGATCCTCACTCTCCGTATCGCTACGGCACTTCTGTATGCGGCCAGTTACGCGGACTAGCGGATGCCCACGTCGGCTGGCTGTTCCGCAACGACCCCACGTCCGCGGCGCGCTACGCTCCCGATCTGCTGGCCGACCGTGACATCCGGGTCGTGTCCCGGGCCTTCCCGGCCCTGTGTGTACTCACTCTCGCGCTGCCCTTCGCCGCGGGGTGGCTGATCGGCGGCAGCTGGGTGTCCGCACTGACCGCCCTGCTGTGGGCGGGACTTGTCCGCATCGCTCTGCTCCACCACGTCACGTGGAGCGTGAACTCCCTCTGCCATGTGATCGGTGAGCGGCCTTTCCGTACCCGTCGTCACGACCGCGCCACCAACCTGTGGCCCCTGGCTCTGCTCTCGTTCGGCGAGAGCTGGCACAACCTGCACCATGCCGACCCCACCTGCGCCAGGCACGGCGTCGACCGCGGCCAGCTCGACCCGTCCGCCGCCGTGATCCGTTTCTTCGAACGCCTCGGCTGGGTCTGGGACGTGCGCTGGCCCACCCCGGACCGTATCGCCGCCCGCCGCGCGTGA
- a CDS encoding ice-binding family protein, giving the protein MSPTQASALATFVDLGRADSFAVLAGSATTNTGPSVITGDVGVSPGTSITGYGPPAVVNGTQHSADTVAQDAQTDLITAYDDAAGQPSDGALPPDAGGLELDPGVYTASTTLGLTGTLTLNAHGDPNAVWVFQIGSGLTTASGSSVSLINGASPCNVFWKVGSSATLGTSTAFVGNILAMTSITATTSATIEGRALARNGAVTLDTNTITRPQCATGTTGATTTAGTTGATTTGTTGATTTGTTGATTTGTTGATTTGTTGATTTGTTGATTTGTTGATTTGTTGATTTGTTGATTTGTTGATTTGTTGATTTGTTGATTTGTTGTTGATTTGTTGATTTGTTGATTTGTTGGTTTGTTGGTSGGNGHGCKPEHNGYGDEYGDKPGQDDSYGCDPA; this is encoded by the coding sequence GTGTCGCCGACGCAGGCAAGTGCCCTCGCCACGTTTGTAGATCTGGGCAGGGCGGACAGCTTCGCAGTACTGGCCGGTTCGGCCACCACCAACACCGGCCCCTCGGTGATCACCGGGGACGTCGGAGTGTCTCCGGGCACGTCCATCACCGGATACGGGCCGCCCGCCGTGGTGAACGGGACCCAGCACTCTGCGGACACTGTGGCCCAGGACGCCCAGACCGACCTGATCACGGCGTACGACGACGCTGCCGGGCAGCCCTCCGACGGGGCACTTCCCCCGGACGCCGGTGGCCTGGAACTGGATCCGGGCGTCTACACGGCCTCCACCACTCTCGGGCTCACCGGTACCCTCACCCTGAATGCCCATGGGGACCCCAACGCCGTCTGGGTGTTCCAGATCGGTTCGGGTCTGACGACGGCGTCCGGCAGCAGCGTGTCCCTCATCAACGGCGCCTCGCCGTGCAATGTGTTCTGGAAGGTCGGTAGTTCGGCCACTCTTGGCACCAGCACCGCCTTCGTGGGCAACATCCTGGCCATGACCTCGATCACTGCCACCACGAGCGCGACCATCGAGGGACGGGCGCTGGCCCGTAACGGTGCCGTGACGCTGGACACCAACACGATCACCCGGCCGCAGTGCGCGACCGGCACCACGGGTGCCACCACGACGGCCGGCACCACCGGTGCCACGACCACCGGCACCACCGGCGCCACCACCACCGGCACCACCGGCGCCACCACCACCGGCACCACCGGCGCCACCACCACCGGCACCACCGGCGCCACCACCACCGGCACCACCGGCGCCACCACCACCGGCACCACCGGCGCCACCACCACCGGCACCACCGGCGCCACCACCACCGGCACCACCGGCGCCACCACCACCGGCACCACCGGCGCCACCACCACCGGCACCACCGGCGCCACCACCACCGGCACCACCGGCGCCACCACCACCGGCACCACCGGCACCACCGGCGCCACCACCACCGGCACCACCGGCGCCACCACCACCGGCACCACCGGCGCCACCACCACCGGCACCACCGGTGGTACCACCACCGGCACCACCGGTGGTACCTCCGGTGGGAACGGCCATGGCTGCAAACCCGAACACAACGGGTACGGCGACGAGTATGGCGACAAGCCCGGCCAGGACGACAGCTACGGCTGTGACCCTGCCTAG
- a CDS encoding DUF5819 family protein, with the protein MVLCLAAALVHVLLVFLQVAPPNPVSRQYSRQVNAWVFPLFEQNWRLFAPDPESVNRQISARTMHTAPDGTAVVSGWFDLTAIDTAAVKHDPFPSHTAQNMLRRAWTSYVETHGGDDHPRSQRALMIQQYLRNIAADRVAAHRHSAFESIQLRVVTLPITAPPAAGGPGPGTAPPRPTDTRYLPWWKAARHATG; encoded by the coding sequence GTGGTCCTGTGCCTGGCGGCGGCCCTGGTGCATGTGCTCCTGGTGTTCCTGCAGGTGGCACCGCCGAATCCCGTCTCCCGGCAGTACAGTCGGCAGGTCAACGCCTGGGTCTTCCCGTTGTTCGAGCAGAACTGGCGGCTCTTCGCCCCGGACCCGGAGTCGGTCAACCGGCAGATTTCGGCAAGGACCATGCACACCGCCCCGGACGGCACCGCCGTAGTCAGCGGCTGGTTCGACCTCACCGCCATCGACACAGCCGCGGTGAAACACGATCCCTTCCCGAGCCACACAGCACAGAACATGCTGCGCCGGGCCTGGACTTCCTACGTCGAAACACACGGCGGCGACGACCATCCGCGCTCACAACGCGCTCTGATGATCCAACAATACCTGCGCAACATCGCAGCGGATCGCGTCGCCGCACATCGCCACAGCGCATTCGAGTCCATCCAACTGCGGGTGGTCACCCTGCCCATCACCGCGCCGCCCGCAGCGGGCGGCCCCGGTCCCGGCACGGCCCCACCACGGCCCACCGACACCCGTTACCTGCCCTGGTGGAAGGCGGCCCGCCATGCAACAGGCTGA
- a CDS encoding DUF5994 family protein, producing the protein MTLAPPPPLSSLSAVRLRLVSQPAQGHMPRRIDGAWWPRSPDLATELPRLLAGLAHAWGQVTSVLVDETVWSPFPNRLLVANQVVRLRRTTTRHSPSAVCLLAPGRGRCDLLVVPPAATDAEAGRLMESMATDLKDSAGLEVAAR; encoded by the coding sequence ATGACACTTGCCCCACCGCCCCCGCTCTCCTCGTTGTCCGCCGTCCGCCTGCGCCTGGTGTCCCAGCCGGCACAGGGCCACATGCCCCGGCGCATCGACGGCGCATGGTGGCCCCGCTCGCCCGATCTGGCGACCGAACTGCCCAGGCTGCTGGCCGGACTGGCGCACGCCTGGGGACAGGTCACCAGCGTCCTCGTGGACGAGACCGTATGGTCCCCGTTCCCGAACCGGCTGCTCGTCGCGAACCAGGTCGTACGCCTGCGCCGGACGACCACCCGGCACTCCCCGTCCGCCGTCTGCCTGCTGGCGCCCGGCCGCGGCAGGTGTGACCTGCTGGTGGTGCCGCCCGCCGCCACGGACGCGGAGGCCGGGCGGCTGATGGAGAGTATGGCCACCGATTTGAAGGACAGTGCGGGGTTGGAAGTCGCAGCTCGTTGA
- a CDS encoding SPFH domain-containing protein, translating to MGVLITVLLVCAVAGLVLLALSLRNVQQYEKGVVFRFGRLLPDIRGPGLRVIRPIGDRMRKVSVQTEVLGIPPQGSNTADNVTLTVDAVVYFKVIDPVKALVNVRDYPSAVSQIAQTSLRAVIGRADMDTLLSDRDHINAELKKVMDAPTEEPWGLRNERVEIKDIALPESMMRSMSKQAEAERERRARVIAADGEFQASQRLSDAAATMADTPGALQLRLLQTVVDVSAEKNSTLVMPFPVEMLRFFEHQSRDSGDESDGRLVRRSDRHAALSAGAVIPEPAIPAPALAPSVSLPGERVGSRAEVARERRHNWPTRRDAEESLSG from the coding sequence ATGGGTGTTCTGATCACTGTGCTGCTGGTGTGCGCCGTGGCCGGGCTGGTCCTGCTCGCCCTGAGCTTGCGCAACGTCCAGCAGTACGAGAAGGGCGTGGTGTTCCGCTTCGGGCGGCTGCTGCCGGACATCCGCGGGCCCGGCCTGCGTGTCATCCGGCCGATCGGGGACCGGATGCGGAAGGTGTCCGTCCAGACCGAGGTTCTCGGTATCCCGCCGCAAGGATCCAACACCGCCGACAACGTGACGCTCACCGTCGACGCGGTCGTCTACTTCAAGGTCATCGACCCGGTCAAGGCCCTGGTGAACGTCCGCGACTACCCCAGCGCCGTCTCCCAGATCGCCCAGACCTCGCTGCGTGCGGTCATCGGCAGGGCGGATATGGACACGCTGCTCTCCGACCGTGACCACATCAACGCGGAACTCAAGAAGGTGATGGACGCCCCCACTGAGGAACCCTGGGGACTGCGCAACGAGCGCGTGGAGATCAAGGACATCGCCCTTCCGGAGTCGATGATGCGCTCCATGTCCAAGCAGGCCGAGGCCGAGCGGGAACGCCGGGCCCGGGTCATCGCCGCCGACGGTGAGTTCCAGGCGTCCCAGCGGCTGAGCGACGCCGCGGCGACCATGGCCGACACCCCGGGCGCGCTCCAACTGCGCCTGTTGCAAACCGTGGTGGACGTCTCCGCCGAGAAGAACAGCACCCTCGTGATGCCGTTCCCCGTGGAGATGCTCCGCTTCTTCGAGCACCAGAGCAGGGACAGCGGCGACGAGTCCGACGGACGGCTTGTGCGCCGGAGTGACAGGCACGCCGCGCTCTCCGCGGGGGCCGTGATCCCGGAGCCTGCCATCCCCGCACCGGCCCTCGCACCGTCGGTCTCCCTGCCCGGAGAGCGGGTCGGTAGCCGTGCGGAGGTGGCCCGGGAGCGGCGGCACAACTGGCCGACGCGGCGGGACGCCGAGGAATCCCTGAGCGGTTGA